The following proteins are co-located in the Amblyraja radiata isolate CabotCenter1 chromosome 8, sAmbRad1.1.pri, whole genome shotgun sequence genome:
- the LOC116976545 gene encoding LOW QUALITY PROTEIN: SH3 and PX domain-containing protein 2A-like (The sequence of the model RefSeq protein was modified relative to this genomic sequence to represent the inferred CDS: inserted 1 base in 1 codon), protein MNVIPHFITDLGIYQEKYITVQQYVNQGKDEIXFEKGVMVEVIQRNLEGWWFIRYQGKEGWAPASYLRKIKDELSPTKKPVNGPVEIIGNIMEISNLLNKKTSSEKEIQTENEPRHYDHPPLTAKEISLPLPCEQTNGDVAVLIGTEKRFSRATPGTPAVARIAPQRAEIGSPNLRQKPPPRREASMGFQLPKPPEPPAVEVEYYTIAEFQTHIADGISFRGGQKAEVIEKNLGGWWYVQIGQKEGWAPSSYIDKRKKPNLSRRSSTLMRPKIPPPAPPTKSKPNSGETSPGNERECTQQKPKFEEPEYDIPSALYDHEPQNDLRSTDYELVKEELLEQDQTDSSQQQIKQCPNSTLRKAYFRVGESSESLPCDHQFVCTSGDKDYNQGGSNNNLVSNGVYEIVSQVVATLSVTETSSSPKHISSKHSLKNLQLKSETKKDLDLGKSAENSSKSMVDINGCIVQKPGPKREKDACETNPGTDQRAISSPITKPKPSVRPKPFLVKPEVQNMEMSSIRRHLRHTGQIKHSSKGAKSDDADTSSLTSSENSEDSFTKSTVDLSTHASPGHHQSDVARPSEQEAESLYQYRTVDKYEKVQDNEISFPAGIMVQVLEKQDSGWWFIRIGDTEGWAPVYFLERVSGKPAECTAKLETCGGERSMNEKQRNCTEKIDTVQALNNINLGLKRATPPIPAKPPGGFTRLGGNVNGSVKMRNGLKQATVRPQSVFVAPSCNDNTNLAGLLRRNESMVCTDNIRSTVSIRRNSSFSTVRLRKKPDESDNLHSSISSSSQTKGKPPEKCGVVEPDVTARISQKNGIPVSAVRPKPVCIQEKPQFVQNNWREMYVAIADYQGDEETMGFQEGSCVEVLERNPNGWWYCQIMDRGRCQKGWVPSNYLEKKH, encoded by the exons ATATCAAGGCAAAGAGGGATGGGCACctgcatcatatctgaggaaaatCAAAGATGAACTTTCTCCAACGAAGAAGCCTGTTAATGGGCCGGTTGAGATCATTGGCAACATAATGGAAATAAGTAACCTTCTGAACAAGAAAACAAGCAGTGAAAAAGAGATTCAGACAGAGAACGAGCCCAGACATTATGATCATCCTCCACTCACTGCAAAGGAGATTAGCCTTCCACTGCCATGTGAACAGACCAATGGTGATGTAGCAGTGTTAATAGGAACAGAGAAGAGATTCAGTCGAGCCACACCAGGCACCCCAGCTGTGGCCAGGATCGCTCCACAGAGAGCAGAGATAG GTTCCCCAAACCTAAGGCAGAAGCCGCCCCCACGAAGGGAGGCAAGTATG GGATTCCAGTTGCCCAAGCCTCCAGAGCCGCCTGCTGTTGAAGTGGAATACTACACCATTGCAGAATTCCAGACACACATTGCTGATGGCATCAGCTTCCGAGGAGGCCAGAAAGCTGAG GTCATTGAGAAAAATCTAGGCGGATGGTGGTACGTGCAGATTGGGCAAAAGGAAGGCTGGGCACCATCGTCTTATATTGACAAAAGAAAGAAACCAAACCTGTCCAGAAGAAGCAGCACACTAATGCGGCCAAAGATCCCTCCCCCAGCACCACCCACCAAAAGCAAGCCAAACTCTGGCGAAACAAGTCCAGGAAATGAGCGGGAATGCACACAGCAAAAACCCAAGTTTGAGGAACCAGAGTATGATATTCCTTCTGCACTATATGACCATGAGCCACAAAATGATCTGAGGAGCACTGATTATGAACTAGTCAAAGAAGAATTATTAGAACAGGACCAGACAGATTCCAGCCAACAGCAGATCAAACAATGCCCAAACTCCACACTGAGGAAAGCTTACTTCAGAGTTGGTGAATCTTCAGAAAGTTTACCTTGTGATCATCAATTCGTGTGTACTTCTGGTGATAAGGATTACAACCAAGGAGGAAGTAACAATAATTTAGTATCTAATGGGGTCTATGAAATTGTTAGTCAGGTTGTTGCTACACTGTCAGTAACTGAGACCAGCTCTTCACCAAAACACATTTCCTCAAAGCATTCTCTAAAAAATCTTCAGTTAAAATCTGAGACCAAAAAGGACCTGGatcttggaaagagtgcagagaattcTAGCAAATCCATGGTTGATATCAATGGGTGCATTGTACAGAAACCTGGACCAAAACGAGAAAAGGACGCATGTGAAACAAATCCAGGCACAGATCAGAGAGCCATTTCCAGTCCCATCACAAAGCCAAAGCCTTCTGTAAGACCAAAGCCTTTCCTGGTAAAACCAGAAGTGCAGAATATGGAGATGAGCAGCATCAGGCGCCATCTTAGGCACACAGGACAAATTAAGCATAGCTCCAAAGGGGCAAAAAGTGATGATGCGGATACCAGTTCATTAACATCCTCTGAAAATTCAGAAGATTCCTTCACTAAAAGTACAGTTGATCTTTCAACACATGCATCACCGGGTCATCATCAGTCGGACGTAGCAAGGCCCAGTGAGCAGGAGGCAGAGTCATTGTACCAATATAGGACAGTGGATAAATATGAAAAAGTCCAGGATAATGAAATCAGTTTTCCAGCAGGAATAATGGTACAGGTTCTGGAAAAACAAGATAGTGGTTGGTGGTTTATTAGAATTGGAGACACGGAGGGATGGGCACctgtctatttcttggagcgtgtGAGTGGCAAACCTGCAGAGTGCACTGCTAAGTTGGAAACGTGTGGAGGTGAGAGGTCAATGAATGAAAAGCAACGCAACTGCACTGAGAAAATAGACACGGTCCAGGCATTAAACAACATCAACCTTGGTCTAAAGAGAGCAACACCTCCAATCCCTGCAAAACCCCCTGGAGGGTTTACTAGACTAGGAGGAAATGTGAATGGTTCCGTAAAAATGAGAAACGGTTTAAAGCAAGCAACTGTGAGGCCGCAATCCGTGTTTGTTGCCCCCTCTTGCAATGATAATACCAACCTGGCTGGATTACTCAGGAGGAATGAATCTATGGTGTGCACAGACAATATCAGGTCTACAGTCAGTATTCGCCGAAATTCATCCTTCAGTACTGTCCGGTTACGGAAGAAGCCTGATGAATCTGATAACCTTCACTCATCTATATCGTCTTCCAGCCAAACAAAGGGTAAACCTCCAGAAAAGTGTGGAGTTGTTGAACCAGATGTCACAGCAAGAATCTCCCAGAAAAACGGAATTCCTGTGTCTGCTGTTAGACCAAAGCCAGTATGCATCCAGGAGAAACCCCAGTTCGTGCAGAACAACTGGAGAGAGATGTACGTTGCAATTGCTGACTATCAGGGAGATGAAGAAACCATGGGTTTCCAAGAAGGGAGTTGCGTGGAGGTGCTGGAACGCAATCCCAATGGTTGGTGGTACTGTCAAATAATGGATAGAGGACGTTGTCAAAAAGGATGGGTGCCTTCAAATTATTTAGAAAAAAAGCACTAA